A stretch of Bacillus pseudomycoides DNA encodes these proteins:
- the crcB gene encoding fluoride efflux transporter CrcB: protein MNILLVGIGGFCGAIARFSISNAMKEKYGTLFPYGTLFVNIVGSFLLGLLYGAEVSSTWLLLCGTGFMGAFTTFSTCKLEIVQLIHKREGALLYLVISYMLGIFSAFLGFYIGHL, encoded by the coding sequence ATGAATATTTTACTCGTAGGAATCGGTGGCTTTTGCGGAGCAATTGCTAGATTTTCTATTAGTAATGCAATGAAAGAAAAGTATGGAACTTTGTTTCCATATGGAACACTATTTGTAAATATAGTAGGCTCATTCTTATTAGGTTTATTGTATGGAGCTGAGGTGAGTAGTACCTGGTTATTATTATGCGGAACAGGGTTTATGGGAGCATTTACGACTTTTTCAACATGCAAGCTTGAAATTGTTCAATTGATACATAAACGTGAGGGAGCGCTATTATATTTAGTAATCAGTTATATGCTAGGCATTTTTTCTGCATTTCTAGGTTTTTATAT
- the crcB gene encoding fluoride efflux transporter CrcB, whose translation MKYIAVGIGGIVGALARYGLGQWIGTPSVDSFPLATWLANMIGSFFLAFLTMYLFRMKHVSQTVMNSVGTGMIGSFTTFSTFSVETLKLMQHEAFFMAFYYVSTSIVGGLLLSLFGFYLGNTLYEKSMKKEGAL comes from the coding sequence ATGAAATATATTGCAGTAGGAATCGGTGGTATTGTTGGGGCTTTAGCACGATATGGATTAGGGCAATGGATTGGTACTCCTTCAGTCGACTCTTTTCCGCTGGCAACATGGTTAGCGAATATGATTGGTAGTTTTTTCTTAGCCTTTTTAACGATGTATTTATTTCGTATGAAACATGTTTCACAAACGGTAATGAATAGCGTTGGAACAGGAATGATTGGCTCTTTTACTACTTTTTCAACATTTAGCGTAGAGACATTGAAATTAATGCAACATGAAGCATTTTTTATGGCATTTTATTATGTGAGTACAAGTATAGTTGGAGGATTACTCTTATCTTTATTTGGATTTTATCTTGGAAATACACTATATGAAAAAAGTATGAAGAAAGAAGGGGCACTATGA